The following proteins are encoded in a genomic region of Thiomicrospira sp. R3:
- a CDS encoding NAD-dependent epimerase: MQLNIKNQKLNILITGAAGFIGFHLIQALKPFGHNIVGIDNLNDYYDPQLKLDRLNALGLDITQKTGHSGESSRHSGEGRNLQPNPHTHQNLTFLKLDLADRAGIQALFKDNAFDIVVNLGAQAGVRYSIENPHAYVDSNLAGFVNILEGCRHSKIKHLVYASSSSVYGMNIKQPFSTADRVDYPISLYAATKKSNELMAHTYSHLYNIPTTGLRFFTVYGPMGRPDMAYFSFTKKILKGQTIDVFNNGDMQRDFTYIDDIVEGITRVMERPPVSHSELKARHPELDSGSPEIPAYAGMTTETTGMTNKITNASAPYKIYNIGNNQPVTLRRFITAIETATGKKANENLLPMQPGDVPITYADVDELTKDTGFKPSTSIEEGIGKFVNWYKSYYKCL; the protein is encoded by the coding sequence ATGCAATTAAACATCAAAAATCAAAAACTAAACATTCTAATAACCGGCGCCGCTGGTTTTATTGGTTTTCACCTCATCCAAGCCCTAAAACCCTTCGGCCACAACATCGTCGGCATAGACAACCTAAACGATTACTACGACCCACAGCTCAAACTCGACCGCCTAAACGCCCTGGGTTTAGATATAACGCAAAAAACAGGTCATTCCGGCGAAAGTTCCCGTCATTCCGGCGAAGGCCGGAATCTCCAGCCGAATCCGCACACCCACCAAAACCTAACCTTTCTAAAACTCGACCTTGCCGACCGCGCAGGGATACAAGCCCTATTTAAAGACAACGCCTTCGATATCGTTGTTAACCTTGGCGCACAAGCGGGCGTGCGCTACTCAATTGAAAACCCGCACGCCTACGTGGATTCCAACCTAGCTGGCTTTGTCAATATCCTAGAAGGCTGTCGCCACAGCAAAATCAAACACCTGGTTTATGCCAGCTCAAGCTCGGTATACGGCATGAACATCAAACAACCCTTTAGCACAGCAGACCGAGTGGATTACCCCATCAGCTTATATGCCGCCACCAAAAAATCCAATGAACTCATGGCACACACCTACAGCCACCTTTACAACATCCCAACCACAGGCTTAAGGTTTTTTACCGTTTACGGCCCAATGGGCCGCCCAGACATGGCGTACTTCTCTTTCACCAAAAAAATACTCAAAGGCCAAACCATTGACGTCTTCAACAACGGCGACATGCAACGCGACTTTACCTACATCGACGACATCGTAGAAGGCATCACCCGCGTCATGGAACGCCCACCAGTAAGTCACTCTGAACTAAAAGCTCGTCATCCTGAACTTGATTCAGGATCTCCAGAGATCCCGGCCTACGCCGGGATGACAACAGAAACAACCGGTATGACGAACAAAATCACCAACGCCAGCGCACCCTACAAAATCTACAACATAGGCAACAACCAACCCGTCACCCTGCGCCGATTTATCACCGCCATAGAAACCGCCACCGGCAAAAAAGCCAACGAAAACCTCTTGCCCATGCAACCCGGAGATGTACCCATTACCTATGCTGATGTAGACGAACTAACAAAAGACACCGGCTTCAAACCCAGCACCAGCATCGAAGAGGGTATTGGCAAGTTTGTGAATTGGTATAAAAGCTACTACAAATGCTTATAA
- a CDS encoding nucleotide sugar dehydrogenase — MKIAVAGTGYVGLSLAVLLAQHHEVVALDIVPEKIDLLNNRQSPIIDAEIEDFLANKPLNLTATLDKHQAYQNADFVVIATPTDYDTQTNTFNTKSVEAVISDVLAINPQAIMIIKSTVPVGYTQSVKQKFARHSGEGSRHSGEGSRHSGEGSRHSGEGSRHSGEGTRHSGEGTRHSGEGTRHSGEGSRHSGEGSRHSGLDSESSEMLKQVQHDLDSVQHDNKVPNILFSPEFLREGKALWDNLHPSRIVMGEQSERAQTFANLLVEGAQKPENEIQVLFTDATEAEAIKLFSNTFLALRVSYFNELDTYCETHGLSTKQVIEGVGLDPRIGDHYNNPSFGYGGYCLPKDTKQLLANYQDVPQNLIQAIVDSNTTRKDFIADQILKKLTESHPEQTERHPELVSGSPAPKVGIYRLVMKQGSDNFRASAIQGVMKRIKAKGIPIVIYEPVLTEQGATEFFHSNVISDLNDFKAQSDVIIANRLTDDIQDVKDKVYTRDLFGKD, encoded by the coding sequence ATGAAAATCGCCGTAGCAGGAACAGGGTACGTTGGCTTATCGCTAGCCGTATTATTGGCCCAGCACCATGAAGTTGTTGCGCTAGACATCGTGCCGGAAAAAATCGACCTATTGAATAACAGACAATCACCGATTATCGATGCTGAGATAGAGGATTTCCTAGCTAATAAACCACTTAACCTAACCGCCACCCTAGACAAACACCAGGCCTACCAAAACGCCGACTTTGTCGTGATAGCCACCCCAACCGACTACGACACCCAAACCAACACCTTCAACACCAAATCCGTTGAAGCGGTAATATCCGATGTGCTCGCAATAAACCCGCAAGCGATCATGATCATCAAGTCTACCGTGCCAGTGGGCTACACCCAATCCGTAAAACAAAAATTTGCCCGTCATTCCGGTGAAGGCTCCCGTCATTCCGGTGAAGGCTCCCGTCATTCCGGTGAAGGCTCCCGTCATTCCGGTGAAGGCTCCCGTCATTCCGGTGAAGGCACCCGTCATTCCGGTGAAGGCACCCGTCATTCCGGTGAAGGCACCCGTCATTCCGGTGAAGGCTCCCGTCATTCCGGTGAAGGCTCCCGTCATTCCGGACTTGATTCGGAATCTTCTGAGATGCTGAAACAAGTTCAGCATGACCTGGATTCAGTTCAGCATGACAACAAGGTTCCGAACATCCTCTTCTCCCCAGAATTCCTGCGCGAAGGCAAAGCCCTATGGGACAACCTGCACCCATCGCGCATCGTCATGGGCGAGCAATCCGAGCGCGCGCAAACCTTTGCCAATCTACTCGTTGAAGGGGCGCAAAAACCAGAAAACGAAATCCAAGTATTGTTCACCGACGCCACCGAAGCTGAAGCCATTAAGTTATTTTCCAACACCTTCCTAGCCCTGCGTGTGTCCTACTTCAACGAACTCGATACTTATTGTGAAACCCATGGCCTCAGCACCAAACAAGTCATTGAAGGCGTCGGCCTTGATCCACGCATCGGCGACCACTACAACAACCCAAGCTTTGGCTATGGTGGTTATTGTTTGCCCAAAGACACCAAACAGTTACTGGCTAACTACCAAGATGTGCCACAAAACCTAATCCAAGCCATAGTCGATTCCAACACCACCCGCAAAGACTTCATAGCCGACCAAATTCTAAAAAAACTAACCGAAAGCCACCCTGAACAAACCGAACGTCATCCTGAACTCGTTTCAGGATCTCCAGCCCCCAAAGTAGGCATCTATCGCCTCGTCATGAAACAAGGCAGCGACAACTTCCGCGCCAGCGCCATCCAAGGTGTGATGAAACGCATCAAAGCCAAAGGCATCCCAATCGTTATTTACGAGCCAGTTTTAACCGAGCAGGGCGCAACCGAATTCTTCCACTCAAACGTCATCAGCGACCTGAACGACTTCAAAGCCCAAAGCGACGTCATTATCGCCAACCGCCTAACGGATGACATACAAGACGTAAAAGACAAGGTGTATACTAGAGACCTGTTCGGAAAAGACTGA
- a CDS encoding transcriptional activator RfaH, which translates to MNRWYLIMTKPKQDALAEQNLTQQGYQVYSPKIKLQTPCRGKMRPQIHPLFPRYLFIQLCDENQNWAPIRSTKGVWQIVRFGNHLPTLDDAIIGQIQKQEAQQLETQGLAQLKNGDGIRIETGPFYGQQALYVATA; encoded by the coding sequence ATGAACCGTTGGTATCTTATAATGACCAAGCCCAAGCAAGATGCGCTGGCCGAACAAAACCTGACACAGCAAGGCTACCAGGTTTATAGTCCCAAAATCAAACTACAAACACCTTGCCGCGGCAAAATGCGCCCACAAATACACCCCCTGTTCCCGCGCTACCTATTTATACAGCTTTGTGATGAAAATCAAAATTGGGCGCCCATACGCTCAACCAAAGGGGTGTGGCAAATTGTACGCTTTGGCAACCATCTACCTACCCTAGACGATGCCATCATTGGACAGATACAAAAACAAGAAGCCCAACAACTAGAAACCCAAGGCCTAGCCCAGCTAAAAAATGGCGACGGCATACGCATAGAAACAGGCCCGTTTTACGGACAACAAGCCCTATACGTAGCGACAGCGTAG
- a CDS encoding MarR family EPS-associated transcriptional regulator — protein sequence MNIYKIKHGNPLIYGVEYTHVQKLSKHKTMDSATQLEALRQVTQQHNQRTLAKNLGFSVGKTNYLLKALIEKGLVKVERFAHSDNKLNYRYLLTPKGIAQRIALTETFIQRKKQEYDALQQELIQLHNQNHEQPAQSPTRDKRP from the coding sequence ATGAATATCTACAAAATAAAGCATGGTAACCCTCTAATCTATGGTGTAGAATATACCCACGTTCAAAAATTGAGCAAACACAAAACAATGGACTCCGCAACCCAGCTTGAAGCCTTGCGCCAAGTAACCCAACAGCACAACCAACGCACACTGGCGAAAAACCTAGGGTTTAGTGTTGGCAAAACCAACTACCTTCTCAAAGCGCTTATCGAAAAAGGTCTGGTGAAAGTAGAGCGGTTCGCGCACAGCGACAACAAATTAAACTATCGCTACCTACTCACCCCAAAAGGCATCGCGCAACGCATCGCACTAACCGAAACGTTTATCCAACGAAAAAAGCAAGAATACGATGCCCTGCAACAAGAGCTCATCCAACTGCACAACCAAAATCACGAACAACCAGCGCAATCACCCACTCGAGACAAGCGCCCATGA
- a CDS encoding Wzz/FepE/Etk N-terminal domain-containing protein translates to MARYDNKAAELDLVASEQVVGRYDDDEIDLMELFQTLWQQKWLIAGTTLLLGLAVAIYSLTLPNTYKAEASLIPVASGGGGLGQYAGLASLAGVSLPKGEASKSQEALAVLQSRAFLSRFIATHDLKPWLFEQSWDLETQSWLESKPSMLSELKGLVLGGSDSSATGRDEGLLPGEPTMQQAVKRLRDMISVNENRNNNLVTLAIEHTDAELASRWVNQLVTAVNEHMRQQEVDSAQRSIAFLERQLNQISLVEHRQVAFRIIEENLKSLTLAQTEADFVFRTIDPAVVPEQKSGPKRSLMVAVGLVLGFMLGVFYALVASAVRKRRESTSNPG, encoded by the coding sequence ATGGCACGCTATGATAACAAGGCGGCTGAACTGGACTTAGTCGCCTCTGAACAAGTTGTTGGGCGTTATGATGACGATGAAATTGACTTAATGGAGTTATTTCAAACCCTTTGGCAGCAAAAGTGGTTAATTGCTGGTACAACGCTATTACTCGGGCTAGCCGTAGCTATTTATTCATTAACTTTGCCCAATACCTACAAAGCAGAAGCTTCATTGATTCCGGTTGCTAGTGGAGGTGGTGGTTTAGGCCAATATGCTGGCCTAGCCAGTTTAGCGGGTGTCAGTTTGCCAAAGGGTGAAGCGTCTAAATCGCAAGAAGCACTGGCTGTTTTACAGTCACGTGCGTTTTTAAGTCGTTTTATTGCTACTCATGATTTAAAGCCCTGGTTGTTTGAGCAGAGTTGGGACCTGGAAACTCAAAGCTGGCTAGAATCCAAGCCCAGTATGCTGAGTGAGCTAAAGGGCTTGGTGCTGGGTGGCAGTGACTCCAGTGCTACTGGACGGGATGAGGGTTTATTACCTGGCGAACCTACCATGCAGCAAGCCGTTAAGCGTTTGCGCGACATGATTTCGGTGAATGAAAATCGCAACAATAATTTGGTAACCCTTGCCATTGAACATACCGATGCTGAACTAGCCAGTCGCTGGGTAAATCAGTTAGTAACAGCGGTTAATGAACATATGCGCCAACAGGAAGTTGACTCAGCGCAACGTTCGATTGCGTTTCTAGAGCGTCAGTTGAATCAAATTAGCTTGGTTGAACATCGCCAAGTTGCGTTCCGAATTATTGAAGAAAACTTAAAAAGCCTCACTTTAGCCCAAACGGAGGCGGATTTTGTGTTTCGGACGATTGATCCGGCTGTGGTGCCGGAGCAGAAGTCTGGTCCAAAACGCAGTTTAATGGTGGCGGTGGGGTTAGTGCTAGGTTTTATGCTAGGTGTTTTTTATGCCTTGGTTGCATCAGCGGTGCGTAAGCGTCGAGAAAGCACTAGTAACCCAGGCTAG